One part of the Vicia villosa cultivar HV-30 ecotype Madison, WI linkage group LG6, Vvil1.0, whole genome shotgun sequence genome encodes these proteins:
- the LOC131610047 gene encoding uncharacterized protein LOC131610047: MSGDFLPENSVVVGCGAAGLDFLATVAAYPNPDQKIRSTSFKIEGGGNAGNALTCAARLGLKPRIISKVADDTQGRGILKELQADGVDTSFMVVSKEGTSPFTYIIVDSQTKSRTCIHTPGFPPMKREDLPDSSVFSALNGTRIAYFDGRLHETALVLANEAVKMNIPILMDAERLREGLDDLLKVVDYVVCAAQFPQAWTEVATIPKALVSMLLKLPKVKFVIVTLGKDGCVMLERSANEVPSTEEEMDVDKLLESLETRKNGSICTPTCISSLATKLRAEGIGTICGRLYIGTAENIPPSELIDTTGAGDAFTGAVLYAICANFATEKMLCFAANVAAAKCRALGARSGLPCCNDPRLATFMQ, translated from the exons ATGTCTGGTGATTTCCTTCCTGAAAATTCAGTTGTG GTGGGGTGTGGAGCGGCGGGCTTGGATTTCCTGGCCACTGTTGCTGCTTATCCCAACCCAGATCAAAAAATCAGAAGCACTTCCTTCAAA ATTGAAGGAGGTGGCAATGCAGGCAATGCCTTAACCTGCGCAGCTCGCTTGGGTCTCAAGCCAAGGATCATCTCCAAG GTAGCAGATGACACTCAAGGAAGGGGCATATTAAAAGAGCTGCAGGCTGATGGTGTAGATACCTCCTTTATGGTG GTTTCTAAGGAAGGCACTTCACCATTTACCTATATCATTGTTGACAGTCAAAC CAAGTCGCGCACTTGTATACATACACCAGGTTTTCCTCCAATGAAACGTGAAGATCTTCCTGATTCAAGTGTGTTCTCAGCATTGAATGGAACGAGAATTGCTTATTTTGATGGGAGATTGCATGAAACTGCTCTAGTTCTTGCAAACGAG GCAGTGAAGATGAATATACCTATCTTAATGGATGCGGAAAGGCTAAGAGAGGGTTTGGATGATCTCTTGAAAgtagttgattatgttgtttgcGCTGCCCAGTTTCCACAG GCATGGACAGAGGTAGCAACTATTCCAAAAGCACTTGTTTCTATGCTTCTTAAGTTGCCGAAAGTCAAATTTGTGATTGTAACTTTGGGAAAAGATGGTTGTGTAATGCTTGAGAGAAGTGCTAATG AGGTCCCATCCACAGAAGAAGAAATGGATGTTGACAAATTACTGGAATCTCTGGAAACAAGAAAAAATGGGAGCATATGCACCCCAACCTGCATATCATCG TTGGCGACAAAGTTGAGAGCAGAAGGTATAGGAACAATTTGTGGTAGGTTGTACATTGGAACGGCGGAAAACATACCACCATCAGAGCTTATCGATACCACTGGTGCCGGTGATGCATTCACGGGAGCTGTTCTCTATG CAATCTGCGCCAACTTTGCAACAGAGAAAATGCTATGCTTTGCTGCCAATGTG GCAGCTGCCAAGTGCAGAGCTCTCGGGGCGAGAAGTGGTCTTCCGTGCTGCAATGATCCGCGTCTAGCAACCTTCATGCAGTAG
- the LOC131610049 gene encoding uncharacterized protein LOC131610049, with product MLLRSSSTPILGSLISSFTDSPNHTHSLHLESCHMLNHLPPPTTHRLSCSSSPISPSIADLERQNKGLIRRVQSEGNLEDLAYATCNNEERYNHMDPSKRYSGKQRGLPLETIPSFSLSKQTGLREEEEDEESDMEEEGYDEFSVMSRMMVSEEVEDRVCRVSFGDEGEVGNREMYLAKGLGIDSCGGGDGIGGGCRGGGGNGGGDYNSMDSDRNDGDNNNHGVEEYYKKMVQQNPGNPLFLRNYAQYLYQCKQDLEGAEEYYSRAILADPNDGEVLSQYGKLIWELHHDEERASSYFERAVQASPLDSHVQAAYASFLWDTEEDEGTGYNDSQCFPQQFHFGEMATTGA from the exons ATGTTGCTAAGAAGCTCTTCAACACCAATTCTTGGTTCTCTGATATCTTCTTTCACAGACAGTCCTAATCATACTCATAGTCTTCACCTTGAATCCTGTCATATGCTTAATCATCTACCACCACCAACCACTCACAGACTCTCATGCAGTTCTTCTCCAATTTCCCCCTCCATTGCTGATCTTGAAAGGCAAAACAAAGGATTGATTAGAAGGGTTCAATCTGAGGGAAACTTGGAGGATTTAGCCTATGCTACTTGCAATAATGAAGAGAGATACAATCATATGGATCCTTCTAAGAGGTATTCAGGGAAGCAAAGAGGCTTGCCACTTGAGACAATTCCATCTTTCTCTCTTTCTAAACAAACAGGCTTGCgggaagaagaggaagatgaagaatctgATATGGAAGAGGAAGGGTATGATGAGTTTAGTGTGATGAGTAGGATGATGGTGAGTGAAGAAGTGGAGGATAGAGTTTGCAGGGTGAGTTTTGGTGATGAGGGAGAGGTTGGTAATAGAGAAATGTATCTTGCAAAGGGGCTTGGTATTGATAGTTGTGGTGGTGGTGATGGCATAGGTGGTGGCTGCAGAGGAGGAGGAGGCAATGGAGGTGGTGATTATAATTCTATGGATTCTGACAGAAATGATGGTGATAATAATAATCATGGGGTGGAAGAATATTACAAGAAAATGGTGCAGCAAAATCCTGGGAATCCATTGTTCCTGAGGAATTATGCTCAATACTTGTATCAG TGCAAACAAGACCTTGAAGGAGCAGAGGAGTATTATTCCAGAGCCATATTAGCAGATCCAAATGATGGAGAAGTTTTATCACAGTATGGGAAGCTAATTTGGGAGCTACACCATGACGAAGAAAGAGCTTCAAGCTATTTTGAACGAGCAGTACAAGCCTCTCCTCTAGACAG CCATGTACAAGCAGCATATGCAAGTTTCCTTTGGGACACAGAGGAAGATGAGGGCACAGGTTACAATGACTCACAATGTTTCCCTCAACAATTTCATTTTGGAGAAATGGCCACTACCGGTGCTTAG